One Nicotiana sylvestris chromosome 12, ASM39365v2, whole genome shotgun sequence genomic window carries:
- the LOC138883808 gene encoding uncharacterized protein, with translation MAPKLEDPRAFTIPYAIGSAEFAKALCDLEASINLMPYSVFKTLGIEQPRPTSMRLQIADHTMKRPLGVIDDVLVCVDKFILPTDFVILNCEVDYEMPVILRRPFLATGKTLVDVEFGELTFRVGDEKVVSMCVSL, from the coding sequence ATGGCTCCTAAATTGGAAGATCCCCGTGCTTTCACAATTCCTTATGCCATTGGAAGTGCTGAatttgctaaagctctttgtgatcttgaggcaagtatcaatttgatgccctattcggttttcaagactttgggaattgagcaaccaagacccacatctatgAGATTACAAATAGCCGATCATACCATGAAAAGACCATTGGGAGTAATTGATGACGTGTTGGTttgtgttgataaattcattcttccTACGGATTTTGTTATTCTTAATTGTGAGGTTGACTATGAGATGCCAGTTATTCTtaggagacctttccttgctacggggaagacTCTAGTTGATGTTGAATTCGGAGAACTTACCTTCcgggttggtgatgaaaaagtggtttcCATGTGTGTAAGTCTATGA